One segment of Setaria viridis chromosome 4, Setaria_viridis_v4.0, whole genome shotgun sequence DNA contains the following:
- the LOC117852950 gene encoding C2 and GRAM domain-containing protein At1g03370 isoform X1, protein MTKPARSASTLSEAAAAESARRVTPMKLLVRVVEARGLPAVHLNGSSDPFVKLKLGKRRAKTAVVKRSLAPAWDEEFSFLVGDVAEELVVSVLNEDKYFSNDMLGLVRVPLSQVMETDDLSLGTQWYQLQPKSKKSKKKNRGEVCLHISLSTRTHVSDESQCVPHPASDDLASSSESPSEHKAATLSTTSSYIDLSAVSSIDRASHSSFERLPDSIPELPARSSTEQAAPEPGPAADNDATANPSSVVEVLSRYFFGKPVDAPVHSTTSETDSVDQFQEPKVSSSEDHENPEKGTASESSLDELLKIMESKDEGSEMPANLPGGVLVDESYVTAPTNLNSLLFSPNSDFWPAVAELQGTSGFHIEPWKLESNESCVQRTLSYTKAASKLVKACKATEEQKYLKAARNSFAVFSVVSTPDVPCGNCFKIEILYCITPGPQLSSEEQTSHLTVSWRVNFVQSTMIKGMIESGAKQGMTEGYAQFSEVLSQKLKVVELDDPNSNKEKILASLHAQKETGWRLIVRFLGNFTFIFSVVIALYVIAHLHLSKPDVMHGLEYFGLDLPDSIGEVVVCAVLILQGQNIVRVIRRFLSAWKQRGSDHGVKAHGDGWLLTVALIEGTGITAAGSSDLFDLYVVFTCNTKRKTSSIKFQTSDPKWNEVFEFDAMDDPPSRMDIAIYDSSGLCIIGHTEVNFLKNNLSDLTDIWLPLDGKCDQASSPKLHLRIFLNNSRGTEVVMNYLAKMGKEVGKKINLRSAQTNAAFRKLFALPPEEFLIDDFTCHLKRKMPLQGRLFFSPRIIGFYSNIFGHKTKFFFLWEDVDDIQVIPATLSIGSPSLMMILRKDRGLEAKHGAKGTDHHGRLKFHFQSFVSFNDAYRIITAIWKMRALGPEQKGEVIEKDEPKELQPEEGGSLFTNADVKMSEILSSVLSVDVESLMEMFSGGPLEHKVMQKAGCIDYSATEWELVGCNIRQRQTSYKFDKNLSRYGGEATTTQQKYTLVNRVGWAVEEVMTLQGVLLGDYFNLQLKYLMTDVPSKPNTCSVQVLLGIAWLKSTKQQKKVTKNIISNSSNRLKELFAEVEKELTSRNGAS, encoded by the exons ATGACGAAGCCGGCGAGGAGCGCGTCGACGttgtcggaggcggcggcggcggagagcgcgcGGCGGGTGACGCCGATGAAGCTGCTGGTGCGCGTGGTGGAGGCGCGGGGCCTCCCCGCCGTGCACCTCAACGGCTCCAGCGACCCCTTCGTCAAGCTCAAGCTGGGCAAGCGCCGCGCCAAGACGGCCGTCGTCAAGCGCAGCCTCGCCCCCGCCTGGGACGAGGAGTTCAGCTtcctcgtcggcgacgtcgCCGAGGAGCTCGTCGTCTCCGTGCTCAACGAGGACAAGTACTTCAGCAACGACATGCTGGGCCTCGTCCGGGTCCCGCTCTCGCAGGTCATGGAGACCGACGACCTCTCCCTCGGCACCCAGTGGTACCAGCTCCAGCCCAAGAGCAAGAAGTCCAAGAAGAAAAACCGCG GAGAGGTTTGCCTACACATATCATTGTCCACAAGAACCCACGTATCTGACGAATCGCAGTGTGTTCCTCATCCTGCTTCAGATGACTTAGCATCCAGCTCAGAAAGTCCCAGTGAGCACAAAGCTGCAACACTATCAACAACAAGTAGCTACATTGACCTATCAGCCGTTTCCAGCATCGACCGAGCATCTCATAGCAGTTTCGAACGATTGCCAGACAGCATACCGGAGCTACCAGCCCGGAGCAGCACGGAACAAGCAGCCCCTGAACCTGGACCAGCTGCGGATAATGATGCAACTGCAAACCCATCATCAGTGGTGGAGGTCTTGTCCCGCTATTTCTTTGGGAAACCTGTCGATGCTCCTGTGCATTCGACTACATCAGAAACTGACTCAGTCGATCAGTTCCAAGAGCCAAAGGTGAGCTCATCAGAAGATCATGAAAACCCTGAGAAGGGCACAGCATCCGAGTCAAGCCTTGATGAGCTACTGAAGATCATGGAGTCAAAAGATGAAGGCAGTGAAATGCCAGCAAACTTGCCTGGTGGTGTACTGGTTGACGAATCTTATGTCACTGCACCAACCAACTTGAATTCCCTCTTGTTTTCGCCAAATTCAGATTTCTGGCCAGCAGTAGCAGAGCTTCAAGGAACAAGTGGGTTTCATATCGAGCCATGGAAACTTGAGAGTAATGAGAGTTGCGTGCAAAGAACATTATCTTACACAAAAGCTGCAAGCAAGTTGGTGAAAGCATGTAAAGCCACAGAAGAGCAGAAGTACTTAAAGGCAGCCAGAAATTCTTTCGCAGTGTTCTCTGTTGTTAGCACTCCTGATGTTCCCTGCGGAAATTGTTTCAAGATAGAGATACTGTACTGTATTACACCAGGCCCCCAGCTATCTTCTGAAGAGCAAACATCACATCTGACTGTAAGCTGGAGGGTAAATTTTGTTCAGAGCACAATGATAAAAGGAATGATTGAGAGTGGTGCAAAACAAGGCATGACCGAAGGTTATGCGCAGTTTTCTGAAGTACTGTCCCAGAAGCTTAAGGTAGTTGAGCTTGATGATCCTAATTCAAACAAAGAAAAGATTTTGGCTTCATTACATGCACAAAAGGAAACAGGCTGGAGGTTGATTGTCCGCTTTCTCGGGAACTTTACATTCATATTCTCTGTTGTCATAGCACTATATGTTATAGCTCACCTTCATTTATCCAAGCCCGATGTGATGCATGGGCTTGAGTATTTTGGTCTTGACCTTCCAGATTCAATTGGGGAGGTTGTAGTTTGTGCAGTTTTGATTCTTCAGGGACAGAACATTGTCAGAGTAATACGGCGCTTCTTAAGTGCATGGAAACAAAGAG GTAGTGATCATGGGGTCAAAGCTCATGGCGATGGCTGGTTGCTTACTGTTGCGCTTATTGAAGGCACTGGTATAACAGCTGCTGGTTCATCTGACCTATTTGATCTCTATGTTGTTTTTACATGCAATACAAAGAGGAAAACAAGCTCAATTAAATTTCAAACATCAGATCCAAAATGGAATG AGGTATTCGAATTTGACGCTATGGATGATCCTCCATCAAGGATGGATATCGCTATTTATGATTCAAGTGGACTGTGTATCATTGGTCACACAGAAGTGAACTTTCTGAAAAACAATTTATCAGATTTAACTGACATATGGCTTCCTCTCGATGGAAAGTGTGATCAAGCAAGTAGCCCTAAATTGCATTTGAGAATATTTTTGAACAATTCGAGGGGGACTGAAGTTGTCATGAATTACCTAGCGAAAATGGGGAAAGAAGTTGGTAAGAAG ATAAATTTGCGGTCAGCCCAAACAAACGCAGCATTCCGGAAGCTATTTGCCCTCCCTCCAGAAGAGTTCCTTATCGACGATTTCACCTGCCATCTAAAACGGAAGATGCCACTTCAG GGGCGCCTCTTTTTCTCTCCAAGAATAATTGGATTTTATTCAAACATATTTGGACACAAAAccaagtttttctttttgtggGAAGACGTTGATGACATCCAGGTTATCCCTGCTACACTGTCAATTGGTAGTCCGTCATTGATGATGATCCTCCGAAAGGATAGAGGTTTAGAAGCAAAACATGGTGCCAAGGGAACAGATCATCATGGAAGACTCAAGTTCCATTTCCAATCCTTTGTTTCGTTCAATGATGCTTACAG AATAATTACGGCGATATGGAAAATGCGAGCACTTGGTCCAGAACAGAAGGGGGAGGTGATTGAAAAAGATGAACCGAAAGAACTCCAGCCTGAAGAAGGCGGATCCTTGTTCACCAATGCAGATGTCAAAATGTCTGAAATATTGTCGTCAGTTCTTTCTGTTGAC GTTGAGTCCTTGATGGAGATGTTTTCAGGAGGTCCCCTGGAACACAAAGTGATGCAAAAGGCCGGTTGTATAGACTACTCTGCAACAGAATGGGAACTTGTGGGCTGCAATATACGACAGCGGCAAACAAGCTACAAATTCGACAAAAATCTGTCTCGCTACGGTGGTGAAGCAACCACCACTCAGCAGAAGTATACCCTGGTGAACCGAGTTGGCTGGGCCGTTGAAGAGGTGATGACCCTCCAAGGTGTACTACTTGGAGACTACTTCAAT CTCCAGCTGAAGTACCTTATGACGGATGTACCGTCGAAACCAAACACCTGCAGCGTGCAGGTTTTGTTGGGGATTGCATGGTTAAAGAGCACCAAGCAACAGAAGAAGGTCACGAAGAATATCATTTCCAATTCCTCAAATAGATTGAAGGAACTCTTTGCTGAAGTAGAGAAGGAGCTTACATCCAGAAACG GTGCAAGCTAA
- the LOC117852952 gene encoding 26S proteasome regulatory subunit S10B homolog B yields the protein MSEGGEEARRRAAVAEYRKKLLSCRELEARAKTGRENQKNSKKNLEKTEEDLKALQSVGQIIGEVLRPLDKERFIVKASSGPRYVVACRSKVDKEKLIAGTRVVLDMTTLTIMRTLPREVDPVVYNMLHEDPGNVSYSAVGGLSDQIRELRESIELPLMNPELFLRVGIKPPKGVLLYGPPGTGKTLLARAIASNIDANFLKVVSSAIIDKYIGESARLIREMFNYAQEHQPCIIFMDEIDAIGGRRFSEGTSADREIQRTLMELLNQLDGFDELGKVKVIMATNRPDVLDPALLRPGRLDRKIEIPLPNEQGRMEVLKIHAAGIAKHGEIDYEAVVKLAEGFNGADLRNVCTEAGMAAIRAERDYVIHEDFMKAVRKLNDAKKLESSAHYSADFGKE from the exons ATGTCTgagggcggggaggaggcgcgccgccgcgccgcggtcGCCGAGTACCGCAAGAAGCTCCTCAGCTGCCGGGAGCTCGAGGCGCGGGCCAAAACAG GGAGGGAGAaccaaaaaaattcaaagaaaaacttggaAAAAACTGAAGAGGATCTCAAAGCATTGCAAAGCGTGGGCCAAATTATTGGTGAGGTGCTTCGACCTTTGGACAAGGAACGAT TTATTGTGAAGGCTAGCAGCGGACCGCGGTATGTTGTTGCCTGCCGAAGTAAAGTTGACAAAGAAAAGTTGATTGCTGGTACAAGAGTTGTTCTTGACATGACAACACTTACCATCATGCGCACTTTGCCACGTGAG GTTGACCCTGTGGTTTACAACATGCTACATGAAGATCCTGGCAATGTTAGTTACTCAGCTGTAGGTGGCTTGTCGGATCAAATAAGGGAACTCAGAGAATCCATTGAGTTACCGCTTATGAATCCGGAATTGTTTCTCCGTGTAGGGATTAAGCCGCCAAAG GGCGTGCTACTATATGGTCCACCTGGAACTGGGAAGACACTCCTAGCTAGAGCCATTGCTAGCAACATTGATGCTAACTTTTTGAAG GTTGTTTCAAGTGCTATCATTGACAAGTATATTGGTGAAAGTGCACGCTTAATTCGTGAAATGTTCAACTATGCACAGGAGCATCAG CCATGCATCATTTTCATGGATGAAATCGATGCCATTGGTGGCCGAAGATTTAGCGAGGGCACAAGTGCTGATCGTGAGATTCAAAGGACATTGATGGAGCTTCTAAATCAGCTAGATGGATTTGATGAGCTTGGGAAG GTGAAAGTGATCATGGCAACGAACAGGCCTGACGTCTTGGATCCTGCACTCCTTCGGCCTGGGCGGCTGGACAGGAAGATCGAGATCCCGCTGCCGAACGAGCAGGGGAGGATGGAGGTCCTCAAGATCCACGCTGCCGGAATCGCCAAGCACGGTGAAATCGACTACGAAGCTGTCGTGAAACTGGCCGAG GGTTTCAACGGAGCTGACCTGCGCAACGTCTGCACGGAAGCCGGCATGGCCGCCATCCGGGCAGAGCGCGACTACGTCATTCACGAGGACTTCATGAAG GCGGTGCGGAAACTGAACGACGCCAAGAAGCTCGAGTCCAGCGCGCACTACAGCGCCGACTTCGGAAAGGAGTGA
- the LOC117852950 gene encoding C2 and GRAM domain-containing protein At1g03370 isoform X2: protein MTKPARSASTLSEAAAAESARRVTPMKLLVRVVEARGLPAVHLNGSSDPFVKLKLGKRRAKTAVVKRSLAPAWDEEFSFLVGDVAEELVVSVLNEDKYFSNDMLGLVRVPLSQVMETDDLSLGTQWYQLQPKSKKSKKKNRGEVCLHISLSTRTHVSDESQCVPHPASDDLASSSESPSEHKAATLSTTSSYIDLSAVSSIDRASHSSFERLPDSIPELPARSSTEQAAPEPGPAADNDATANPSSVVEVLSRYFFGKPVDAPVHSTTSETDSVDQFQEPKVSSSEDHENPEKGTASESSLDELLKIMESKDEGSEMPANLPGGVLVDESYVTAPTNLNSLLFSPNSDFWPAVAELQGTSGFHIEPWKLESNESCVQRTLSYTKAASKLVKACKATEEQKYLKAARNSFAVFSVVSTPDVPCGNCFKIEILYCITPGPQLSSEEQTSHLTVSWRVNFVQSTMIKGMIESGAKQGMTEGYAQFSEVLSQKLKVVELDDPNSNKEKILASLHAQKETGWRLIVRFLGNFTFIFSVVIALYVIAHLHLSKPDVMHGLEYFGLDLPDSIGEVVVCAVLILQGQNIVRVIRRFLSAWKQRGSDHGVKAHGDGWLLTVALIEGTGITAAGSSDLFDLYVVFTCNTKRKTSSIKFQTSDPKWNEVFEFDAMDDPPSRMDIAIYDSSGLCIIGHTEVNFLKNNLSDLTDIWLPLDGKCDQASSPKLHLRIFLNNSRGTEVVMNYLAKMGKEVGKKINLRSAQTNAAFRKLFALPPEEFLIDDFTCHLKRKMPLQGRLFFSPRIIGFYSNIFGHKTKFFFLWEDVDDIQVIPATLSIGSPSLMMILRKDRGLEAKHGAKGTDHHGRLKFHFQSFVSFNDAYR, encoded by the exons ATGACGAAGCCGGCGAGGAGCGCGTCGACGttgtcggaggcggcggcggcggagagcgcgcGGCGGGTGACGCCGATGAAGCTGCTGGTGCGCGTGGTGGAGGCGCGGGGCCTCCCCGCCGTGCACCTCAACGGCTCCAGCGACCCCTTCGTCAAGCTCAAGCTGGGCAAGCGCCGCGCCAAGACGGCCGTCGTCAAGCGCAGCCTCGCCCCCGCCTGGGACGAGGAGTTCAGCTtcctcgtcggcgacgtcgCCGAGGAGCTCGTCGTCTCCGTGCTCAACGAGGACAAGTACTTCAGCAACGACATGCTGGGCCTCGTCCGGGTCCCGCTCTCGCAGGTCATGGAGACCGACGACCTCTCCCTCGGCACCCAGTGGTACCAGCTCCAGCCCAAGAGCAAGAAGTCCAAGAAGAAAAACCGCG GAGAGGTTTGCCTACACATATCATTGTCCACAAGAACCCACGTATCTGACGAATCGCAGTGTGTTCCTCATCCTGCTTCAGATGACTTAGCATCCAGCTCAGAAAGTCCCAGTGAGCACAAAGCTGCAACACTATCAACAACAAGTAGCTACATTGACCTATCAGCCGTTTCCAGCATCGACCGAGCATCTCATAGCAGTTTCGAACGATTGCCAGACAGCATACCGGAGCTACCAGCCCGGAGCAGCACGGAACAAGCAGCCCCTGAACCTGGACCAGCTGCGGATAATGATGCAACTGCAAACCCATCATCAGTGGTGGAGGTCTTGTCCCGCTATTTCTTTGGGAAACCTGTCGATGCTCCTGTGCATTCGACTACATCAGAAACTGACTCAGTCGATCAGTTCCAAGAGCCAAAGGTGAGCTCATCAGAAGATCATGAAAACCCTGAGAAGGGCACAGCATCCGAGTCAAGCCTTGATGAGCTACTGAAGATCATGGAGTCAAAAGATGAAGGCAGTGAAATGCCAGCAAACTTGCCTGGTGGTGTACTGGTTGACGAATCTTATGTCACTGCACCAACCAACTTGAATTCCCTCTTGTTTTCGCCAAATTCAGATTTCTGGCCAGCAGTAGCAGAGCTTCAAGGAACAAGTGGGTTTCATATCGAGCCATGGAAACTTGAGAGTAATGAGAGTTGCGTGCAAAGAACATTATCTTACACAAAAGCTGCAAGCAAGTTGGTGAAAGCATGTAAAGCCACAGAAGAGCAGAAGTACTTAAAGGCAGCCAGAAATTCTTTCGCAGTGTTCTCTGTTGTTAGCACTCCTGATGTTCCCTGCGGAAATTGTTTCAAGATAGAGATACTGTACTGTATTACACCAGGCCCCCAGCTATCTTCTGAAGAGCAAACATCACATCTGACTGTAAGCTGGAGGGTAAATTTTGTTCAGAGCACAATGATAAAAGGAATGATTGAGAGTGGTGCAAAACAAGGCATGACCGAAGGTTATGCGCAGTTTTCTGAAGTACTGTCCCAGAAGCTTAAGGTAGTTGAGCTTGATGATCCTAATTCAAACAAAGAAAAGATTTTGGCTTCATTACATGCACAAAAGGAAACAGGCTGGAGGTTGATTGTCCGCTTTCTCGGGAACTTTACATTCATATTCTCTGTTGTCATAGCACTATATGTTATAGCTCACCTTCATTTATCCAAGCCCGATGTGATGCATGGGCTTGAGTATTTTGGTCTTGACCTTCCAGATTCAATTGGGGAGGTTGTAGTTTGTGCAGTTTTGATTCTTCAGGGACAGAACATTGTCAGAGTAATACGGCGCTTCTTAAGTGCATGGAAACAAAGAG GTAGTGATCATGGGGTCAAAGCTCATGGCGATGGCTGGTTGCTTACTGTTGCGCTTATTGAAGGCACTGGTATAACAGCTGCTGGTTCATCTGACCTATTTGATCTCTATGTTGTTTTTACATGCAATACAAAGAGGAAAACAAGCTCAATTAAATTTCAAACATCAGATCCAAAATGGAATG AGGTATTCGAATTTGACGCTATGGATGATCCTCCATCAAGGATGGATATCGCTATTTATGATTCAAGTGGACTGTGTATCATTGGTCACACAGAAGTGAACTTTCTGAAAAACAATTTATCAGATTTAACTGACATATGGCTTCCTCTCGATGGAAAGTGTGATCAAGCAAGTAGCCCTAAATTGCATTTGAGAATATTTTTGAACAATTCGAGGGGGACTGAAGTTGTCATGAATTACCTAGCGAAAATGGGGAAAGAAGTTGGTAAGAAG ATAAATTTGCGGTCAGCCCAAACAAACGCAGCATTCCGGAAGCTATTTGCCCTCCCTCCAGAAGAGTTCCTTATCGACGATTTCACCTGCCATCTAAAACGGAAGATGCCACTTCAG GGGCGCCTCTTTTTCTCTCCAAGAATAATTGGATTTTATTCAAACATATTTGGACACAAAAccaagtttttctttttgtggGAAGACGTTGATGACATCCAGGTTATCCCTGCTACACTGTCAATTGGTAGTCCGTCATTGATGATGATCCTCCGAAAGGATAGAGGTTTAGAAGCAAAACATGGTGCCAAGGGAACAGATCATCATGGAAGACTCAAGTTCCATTTCCAATCCTTTGTTTCGTTCAATGATGCTTACAGGTAG